The proteins below come from a single Rosa rugosa chromosome 2, drRosRugo1.1, whole genome shotgun sequence genomic window:
- the LOC133734517 gene encoding disease resistance protein RPV1-like isoform X1, whose product MVLYILKSQPELLITEVTHNSFFLPSIDSMSSIMYFQPFIPQTHPIFKPYGFNRRSIFARKKLTARFRASSSSSSSSSTNHSWTYDVFLSFRGEDTRSNFVGHLHSNLVRRGIKTFLDDDGLGRGEEISPALLKAIEESKISVVVLSKNYASSKWCLEELVKILQCRESKQQMVYPVFYKVDPSDVRHRNGSFGEALAHHAGKFKDNLKKVVEWNKALTTVGNLSGWHFLDGGHESKFVDAIVEEISRKLLDYTYLSVAKYPVGIKSRVESMLNLLCIGKNDVHIVGIWGVGGIGKTTIAKAVYNSIAYKFEGNCFLANVREESMRSGGLVRLQKTLLRKILRDDKLKVPSVDEGITMIKERLCHKRVLLVLDDVNQLNQLNKIAGNPNWFGSGSRIIVTTRDKHCLTACDVNEIYEVKKLSHHEALELFNFNAFQEHRHMNYEYVELVNSVLLYAQGLPLALEVLGSSLRGRNVNQWKCALDSYKSLPKQEIQEVLKISYDALEPLIKEVFLHIACFFIGKSKNYVTDALEGCDLPKFGIELLKEKALINVTEANDIEMHDLLEEMGQEIVFQESPSEPGQRSRLWRYEDVHRVFVENTVSEGTDKVRGIMVDDMNGLGENIRLNSESFLKMRSLQILIISGDVFTGDYVNYLSNELRVLNWDCCPFLSFPPNFNPKKLVVLKMHRSFAGEVLQAFFQPWSGKSPLGIGLEIMQSLMYKSECFGLKRIRVFSRFPNLVDMNMSNCRNLVEIKIGFLKNLVNLDLGGCWSLRKFEIAEVMESLKSLDLSYTAIKELSSSSIGNLISLEMLTLRACDELTKVPTESEISTIYSTSLQEKHYDPLIVNLSECRNLVEISDFHREIYGLDASGCHALRKISRLSNILEGKESTMIPWMNLHGCDELCNNLAHDYVEKLKKNLPDDSVVTALLSLFLSCRQSEFEVAFPGSEFPEWFTCRMDFERFLWPRDVDKKGSQVYNFRIEFPEDFRWEKKGLAFCLQTERERFPWFGDPYFRLCSIYINGVCINKESKPLRSRCSGKHLWLCYVPFNTIIRRLSESGLPPPSICLVEFEFEYQTPKSHEGFVKQILVREGSCGVHVVMPEDEGVFVNSPSSAGTIKSLESGRTATLDQF is encoded by the exons ATGGTATTATATATTCTTAAGTCTCAACCAGAACTCCTGATAACAGAAGTCACCCACAATTCCTTCTTCCTTCCTTCTATAGACAGTATGAGCAGTATCATGTATTTCCAACCTTTCATCCCCCAAACGCATCCAATATTCAAACCATATGGATTCAATCGCCGTTCAATTTTTGCCAGAAAAAAACTCACCGCTCGATTTCgagcctcttcttcttcctcttcatcttcttccactAACCATTCATGGACATATGATGTCTTTCTAAGTTTTAGAGGAGAGGATACACGCAGCAATTTTGTAGGCCATTTGCACAGCAATTTAGTTCGGAGGGGAATTAAAACCTTCTTAGATGATGATGGCCTTGGTAGAGGAGAAGAAATATCACCCGCTCTTCTTAAAGCAATCGAGGAGTCAAAAATTTCAGTCGTCGTACTTTCAAAAAATTATGCTTCCTCAAAGTGGTGCTTGGAAGAACTCGTGAAGATACTTCAGTGTAGAGAATCAAAGCAACAAATGGTTTATCCCGTTTTTTACAAGGTAGATCCGTCAGATGTGCGACATCGGAACGGTAGCTTTGGTGAGGCACTTGCTCATCATGCAGGCAAATTCAAGGATAACTTGAAGAAGGTGGTGGAGTGGAACAAAGCTCTTACAACAGTAGGAAACTTGTCTGGGTGGCATTTCTTGGACGGAGG TCATGAATCTAAGTTCGTTGATGCAATTGTCGAAGAGATTTCACGGAAGCTATTAGACTACACATATTTAAGTGTGGCAAAGTACCCAGTTGGAATAAAGTCTCGTGTGGAGAGTATGCTTAATCTTTTATGTATTGGGAAAAATGATGTCCACATAGTAGGGATATGGGGAGTTGGTGGAATAGGAAAGACAACAATTGCTAAAGCAGTTTACAATTCAATTGCCTATAAATTTGAAGGTAACTGTTTTTTGGCAAATGTTAGAGAAGAGTCAATGCGATCTGGAGGCCTTGtccgtctacaaaagactcTTCTTCGCAAGATTCTAAGGGACGACAAATTGAAGGTGCCTAGTGTTGATGAAGGAATAACCATGATAAAAGAAAGGCTATGTCATAAAAGAGTTCTTTTAGTTCTCGATGATGTGAATCAATTGAACCAGTTAAACAAAATAGCAGGAAATCCTAATTGGTTTGGTTCAGGCAGTAGAATAATTGTTACAACAAGAGATAAGCATTGCTTAACTGCTTGTGATGTCAATGAAATATATGAGGTGAAGAAGTTAAGTCACCATGAAGCTTTAGAGCTCTTCAACTTTAATGCCTTCCAAGAACATAGACATATGAATTATGAATATGTTGAACTCGTAAATAGTGTCCTACTCTATGCTCAAGGGCTTCCCTTAGCTTTAGAAGTTTTGGGTTCAAGTTTACGTGGTAGGAATGTAAATCAATGGAAATGTGCATTAGACAGTTACAAAAGTCTTCCCAAGCAAGAGATTCAAGAAGTTCTGAAAATAAGTTATGATGCATTGGAACCTTTGATCAAAgaagtttttcttcacattGCTTGTTTTTTCATAGGCAAAAGTAAGAACTATGTGACGGATGCACTAGAAGGTTGTGACCTTCCTAAATTCGGTATTGAATTACTCAAGGAAAAAGCGCTCATAAATGTTACCGAAGCAAATGATATTGAGATGCATGATCTACTAGAAGAAATGGGCCAAGAAATAGTTTTTCAAGAGTCGCCAAGTGAGCCTGGACAACGTAGCAGATTATGGCGTTACGAGGATGTTCACCGAGTTTTTGTGGAAAACACAGTAAGTGAA GGAACAGATAAAGTTCGAGGCATCATGGTCGATGACATGAATGGATTGGGAGAAAATATACGCTTGAATAGTGAAAGCTTCTTAAAGATGAGAAGCCTTCAAATTTTGATAATCTCTGGCGATGTATTTACTGGAGATTATGTGAATTATCTATCCAATGAGTTGAGGGTCCTTAACTGGGATTGTTGTCCATTCCTATCTTTTCCACCCAATTTTAACCCCAAGAAACTTGTTGTACTCAAGATGCATAGGTCTTTTGCGGGGGAGGTATTGCAG GCATTCTTTCAACCTTGGAGCGGCAAGTCACCCCTGGGGATAGGACTGGAG ATTATGCAAAGTTTGATGTACAAGTCAGAATGCTTTGGTCTAAAAAGAATTCGTGTCTTCTCTAGATTCCCAAATTTAGTGGACATGAATATGAGTAATTGTAGAAACTTAGTTGAAATTAAGATTGGATTTCTTAAGAATCTAGTCAACTTGGACCTTGGCGGCTGCTGGAGTCTTAGGAAGTTTGAAATTGCGGAAGTGATGGAGTCCTTAAAGAGCCTGGATCTAAGTTACACTGCCATCAAAGAATTGTCGTCATCATCAATTGGCAATCTCATTAGTCTTGAAATGCTAACTTTAAGAGCATGCGATGAACTCACAAAGGTGCCAACAGAGTCGGAAATTTCAACCATTTACTCGACAAGTTTACAGGAGAAGCACTATGATCCTCTAATCGTCAATTTGAGTGAGTGCAGGAATCTCGTAGAAATTTCAGACTTCCATCGAGAAATCTATGGCTTAGATGCGAGCGGTTGCCATGCATTGAGAAAAATTTCAAGATTGTCAAACATTTTGGAAGGTAAAGAGTCAACAATGATTCCTTGGATGAACTTGCATGGTTGTGATGAACTGTGCAACAATCTGGCTCATGACTACGTggaaaaactgaaaaagaatTTGCCAGATGATTCAGTGGTAACGGCTCTGTTGTCTCTGTTTCTCTCATGCCGGCAATCTGAGTTCGAGGTTGCATTTCCCGGAAGTGAATTTCCAGAGTGGTTCACCTGCCGTATGGATTTTGAGAGGTTCCTCTGGCCTAGGGATGTTGATAAGAAAGGATCTCAAGTATACAACTTTAGAATTGAATTTCCTGAAGATTTTAGATGGGAGAAGAAAGGGTTGGCTTTCTGTCTTCAAACTGAAAGGGAGAGATTTCCCTGGTTTGGGGATCCATATTTCAGACTCTGCTCAATCTACATTAATGGTGTGTGCATCAACAAAGAATCCAAACCCTTGCGAAGCCGTTGTTCCGGTAAGCATTTGTGGTTGTGCTATGTGCCATTCAATACAATAATAAGACGGCTCAGTGAGAGTGGCTTACCGCCACCTTCCATTTGTCTGGTTGAGTTTGAATTTGAATATCAGACCCCAAAAAGTCATGAGGGTTTCGTGAAACAAATTCTAGTAAGGGAGGGAAGCTGCGGGGTTCACGTAGTAATGCCAGAGGATGAAGGGGTATTTGTGAATTCTCCATCATCTGCAGGAACCATCAAATCCTTAGAAAGTGGAAGGACTGCTACTCTCGACCAATTTTAA
- the LOC133734517 gene encoding disease resistance protein RPV1-like isoform X2, with the protein MVLYILKSQPELLITEVTHNSFFLPSIDSMSSIMYFQPFIPQTHPIFKPYGFNRRSIFARKKLTARFRASSSSSSSSSTNHSWTYDVFLSFRGEDTRSNFVGHLHSNLVRRGIKTFLDDDGLGRGEEISPALLKAIEESKISVVVLSKNYASSKWCLEELVKILQCRESKQQMVYPVFYKVDPSDVRHRNGSFGEALAHHAGKFKDNLKKVVEWNKALTTVGNLSGWHFLDGGHESKFVDAIVEEISRKLLDYTYLSVAKYPVGIKSRVESMLNLLCIGKNDVHIVGIWGVGGIGKTTIAKAVYNSIAYKFEGNCFLANVREESMRSGGLVRLQKTLLRKILRDDKLKVPSVDEGITMIKERLCHKRVLLVLDDVNQLNQLNKIAGNPNWFGSGSRIIVTTRDKHCLTACDVNEIYEVKKLSHHEALELFNFNAFQEHRHMNYEYVELVNSVLLYAQGLPLALEVLGSSLRGRNVNQWKCALDSYKSLPKQEIQEVLKISYDALEPLIKEVFLHIACFFIGKSKNYVTDALEGCDLPKFGIELLKEKALINVTEANDIEMHDLLEEMGQEIVFQESPSEPGQRSRLWRYEDVHRVFVENTGTDKVRGIMVDDMNGLGENIRLNSESFLKMRSLQILIISGDVFTGDYVNYLSNELRVLNWDCCPFLSFPPNFNPKKLVVLKMHRSFAGEVLQAFFQPWSGKSPLGIGLEIMQSLMYKSECFGLKRIRVFSRFPNLVDMNMSNCRNLVEIKIGFLKNLVNLDLGGCWSLRKFEIAEVMESLKSLDLSYTAIKELSSSSIGNLISLEMLTLRACDELTKVPTESEISTIYSTSLQEKHYDPLIVNLSECRNLVEISDFHREIYGLDASGCHALRKISRLSNILEGKESTMIPWMNLHGCDELCNNLAHDYVEKLKKNLPDDSVVTALLSLFLSCRQSEFEVAFPGSEFPEWFTCRMDFERFLWPRDVDKKGSQVYNFRIEFPEDFRWEKKGLAFCLQTERERFPWFGDPYFRLCSIYINGVCINKESKPLRSRCSGKHLWLCYVPFNTIIRRLSESGLPPPSICLVEFEFEYQTPKSHEGFVKQILVREGSCGVHVVMPEDEGVFVNSPSSAGTIKSLESGRTATLDQF; encoded by the exons ATGGTATTATATATTCTTAAGTCTCAACCAGAACTCCTGATAACAGAAGTCACCCACAATTCCTTCTTCCTTCCTTCTATAGACAGTATGAGCAGTATCATGTATTTCCAACCTTTCATCCCCCAAACGCATCCAATATTCAAACCATATGGATTCAATCGCCGTTCAATTTTTGCCAGAAAAAAACTCACCGCTCGATTTCgagcctcttcttcttcctcttcatcttcttccactAACCATTCATGGACATATGATGTCTTTCTAAGTTTTAGAGGAGAGGATACACGCAGCAATTTTGTAGGCCATTTGCACAGCAATTTAGTTCGGAGGGGAATTAAAACCTTCTTAGATGATGATGGCCTTGGTAGAGGAGAAGAAATATCACCCGCTCTTCTTAAAGCAATCGAGGAGTCAAAAATTTCAGTCGTCGTACTTTCAAAAAATTATGCTTCCTCAAAGTGGTGCTTGGAAGAACTCGTGAAGATACTTCAGTGTAGAGAATCAAAGCAACAAATGGTTTATCCCGTTTTTTACAAGGTAGATCCGTCAGATGTGCGACATCGGAACGGTAGCTTTGGTGAGGCACTTGCTCATCATGCAGGCAAATTCAAGGATAACTTGAAGAAGGTGGTGGAGTGGAACAAAGCTCTTACAACAGTAGGAAACTTGTCTGGGTGGCATTTCTTGGACGGAGG TCATGAATCTAAGTTCGTTGATGCAATTGTCGAAGAGATTTCACGGAAGCTATTAGACTACACATATTTAAGTGTGGCAAAGTACCCAGTTGGAATAAAGTCTCGTGTGGAGAGTATGCTTAATCTTTTATGTATTGGGAAAAATGATGTCCACATAGTAGGGATATGGGGAGTTGGTGGAATAGGAAAGACAACAATTGCTAAAGCAGTTTACAATTCAATTGCCTATAAATTTGAAGGTAACTGTTTTTTGGCAAATGTTAGAGAAGAGTCAATGCGATCTGGAGGCCTTGtccgtctacaaaagactcTTCTTCGCAAGATTCTAAGGGACGACAAATTGAAGGTGCCTAGTGTTGATGAAGGAATAACCATGATAAAAGAAAGGCTATGTCATAAAAGAGTTCTTTTAGTTCTCGATGATGTGAATCAATTGAACCAGTTAAACAAAATAGCAGGAAATCCTAATTGGTTTGGTTCAGGCAGTAGAATAATTGTTACAACAAGAGATAAGCATTGCTTAACTGCTTGTGATGTCAATGAAATATATGAGGTGAAGAAGTTAAGTCACCATGAAGCTTTAGAGCTCTTCAACTTTAATGCCTTCCAAGAACATAGACATATGAATTATGAATATGTTGAACTCGTAAATAGTGTCCTACTCTATGCTCAAGGGCTTCCCTTAGCTTTAGAAGTTTTGGGTTCAAGTTTACGTGGTAGGAATGTAAATCAATGGAAATGTGCATTAGACAGTTACAAAAGTCTTCCCAAGCAAGAGATTCAAGAAGTTCTGAAAATAAGTTATGATGCATTGGAACCTTTGATCAAAgaagtttttcttcacattGCTTGTTTTTTCATAGGCAAAAGTAAGAACTATGTGACGGATGCACTAGAAGGTTGTGACCTTCCTAAATTCGGTATTGAATTACTCAAGGAAAAAGCGCTCATAAATGTTACCGAAGCAAATGATATTGAGATGCATGATCTACTAGAAGAAATGGGCCAAGAAATAGTTTTTCAAGAGTCGCCAAGTGAGCCTGGACAACGTAGCAGATTATGGCGTTACGAGGATGTTCACCGAGTTTTTGTGGAAAACACA GGAACAGATAAAGTTCGAGGCATCATGGTCGATGACATGAATGGATTGGGAGAAAATATACGCTTGAATAGTGAAAGCTTCTTAAAGATGAGAAGCCTTCAAATTTTGATAATCTCTGGCGATGTATTTACTGGAGATTATGTGAATTATCTATCCAATGAGTTGAGGGTCCTTAACTGGGATTGTTGTCCATTCCTATCTTTTCCACCCAATTTTAACCCCAAGAAACTTGTTGTACTCAAGATGCATAGGTCTTTTGCGGGGGAGGTATTGCAG GCATTCTTTCAACCTTGGAGCGGCAAGTCACCCCTGGGGATAGGACTGGAG ATTATGCAAAGTTTGATGTACAAGTCAGAATGCTTTGGTCTAAAAAGAATTCGTGTCTTCTCTAGATTCCCAAATTTAGTGGACATGAATATGAGTAATTGTAGAAACTTAGTTGAAATTAAGATTGGATTTCTTAAGAATCTAGTCAACTTGGACCTTGGCGGCTGCTGGAGTCTTAGGAAGTTTGAAATTGCGGAAGTGATGGAGTCCTTAAAGAGCCTGGATCTAAGTTACACTGCCATCAAAGAATTGTCGTCATCATCAATTGGCAATCTCATTAGTCTTGAAATGCTAACTTTAAGAGCATGCGATGAACTCACAAAGGTGCCAACAGAGTCGGAAATTTCAACCATTTACTCGACAAGTTTACAGGAGAAGCACTATGATCCTCTAATCGTCAATTTGAGTGAGTGCAGGAATCTCGTAGAAATTTCAGACTTCCATCGAGAAATCTATGGCTTAGATGCGAGCGGTTGCCATGCATTGAGAAAAATTTCAAGATTGTCAAACATTTTGGAAGGTAAAGAGTCAACAATGATTCCTTGGATGAACTTGCATGGTTGTGATGAACTGTGCAACAATCTGGCTCATGACTACGTggaaaaactgaaaaagaatTTGCCAGATGATTCAGTGGTAACGGCTCTGTTGTCTCTGTTTCTCTCATGCCGGCAATCTGAGTTCGAGGTTGCATTTCCCGGAAGTGAATTTCCAGAGTGGTTCACCTGCCGTATGGATTTTGAGAGGTTCCTCTGGCCTAGGGATGTTGATAAGAAAGGATCTCAAGTATACAACTTTAGAATTGAATTTCCTGAAGATTTTAGATGGGAGAAGAAAGGGTTGGCTTTCTGTCTTCAAACTGAAAGGGAGAGATTTCCCTGGTTTGGGGATCCATATTTCAGACTCTGCTCAATCTACATTAATGGTGTGTGCATCAACAAAGAATCCAAACCCTTGCGAAGCCGTTGTTCCGGTAAGCATTTGTGGTTGTGCTATGTGCCATTCAATACAATAATAAGACGGCTCAGTGAGAGTGGCTTACCGCCACCTTCCATTTGTCTGGTTGAGTTTGAATTTGAATATCAGACCCCAAAAAGTCATGAGGGTTTCGTGAAACAAATTCTAGTAAGGGAGGGAAGCTGCGGGGTTCACGTAGTAATGCCAGAGGATGAAGGGGTATTTGTGAATTCTCCATCATCTGCAGGAACCATCAAATCCTTAGAAAGTGGAAGGACTGCTACTCTCGACCAATTTTAA